TGGGCCGCAGCGCCGTCTGCGCCAGGATGTTGCCCCCCGAGCGCACCTGGTCGTCGATGGAGCCCTCCATCCAGCGCCCCAGCACCTGCGCGGCCGGCTCGCCATCCAGCGTCAGCAGGGTCCGGCCTTCCGTCCCCGTGGCCCGGGCGTGCACCCCGGTGGGGCTGTAGGGCGTGGACAGCGCCGTTCCGATCCGCACCTCGCCGAAGAGGCCCAGCAGGGACACCCCCGAGGGAACCGCCCCCTTCTGGGTGAAGACGCTCCACTGTCCGGCGATGGCATGGTCCGCGGCGCTGCCGCCCTGGCACGGCACGTCCGGGCAGACGCTCGCGATGCCCTCCAGCATCGCCTCTTCCACTCCGGGCGAGGCGTTGAAGAGGATCATCCGCGGCATCTTCCCGCCCGACTGGCGCACAAGCTCCCGCGCCGCGGCTTCTCCGGCCCGGCGCCCGTCCGCCTCCGTGGAGTAGGCCACGAAGGCCGTCCCCGGTGCACCTCCCACCAGCATCACCGCCACCGCGCCGAGACCCTCGTTGCGCACGCCCGCCGGGGTGAGCACGCCCAGCGACGTGGTCACCCCGTGCAGGGGAACACCCTCCAATGCCTCCCGGAAGGCGGCGTGCACCCGCGCGGCGTCGTAGTCCACCGTCGAGGTGATGTAGGCCGCCTGGGCGGGTGCTCCTCCGAGCTGTGCTCGTGCCTGTTTCACCGCGGACTGGACGGCTTGCTTCACATCCGCCGCGTCTCCGACTCCGACTCCAATCG
This is a stretch of genomic DNA from Archangium violaceum. It encodes these proteins:
- a CDS encoding FIST signal transduction protein, producing the protein MTVSIGVGVGDAADVKQAVQSAVKQARAQLGGAPAQAAYITSTVDYDAARVHAAFREALEGVPLHGVTTSLGVLTPAGVRNEGLGAVAVMLVGGAPGTAFVAYSTEADGRRAGEAAARELVRQSGGKMPRMILFNASPGVEEAMLEGIASVCPDVPCQGGSAADHAIAGQWSVFTQKGAVPSGVSLLGLFGEVRIGTALSTPYSPTGVHARATGTEGRTLLTLDGEPAAQVLGRWMEGSIDDQVRSGGNILAQTALRPIAVRRGLDSRDHYVTVHPAHVHADQGTVDIFARIEPNDEVCLMSGTAEGLVGDVAHLIDMALAQGDLTARDVKGAALIFCAGCAGALGPRIDEGLRTFSRLLPGVPLLGLCTFGEQGHIPGLGNVHQDLSLSLTLFADARP